The following proteins are encoded in a genomic region of Longimicrobiaceae bacterium:
- a CDS encoding DEAD/DEAH box helicase: protein MARSRTASPESASPEKDASAPADVAPAASSDAGVSAASDEAPTASSEEAAAFARVEEWFAERGWEPFEFQREVWRSYLAGESGLIHAATGTGKTYAAWMGPLLEWMAEGAEAGKTKRAAPPLRVLWLTPLRALAADSEEAMRLPLEALDLPWTLESRTGDTSAAVRSRQRQRLPTALVTTPESLSLLL, encoded by the coding sequence GTGGCGCGCAGCCGCACCGCATCTCCCGAATCCGCATCTCCCGAGAAGGACGCAAGCGCACCTGCCGATGTGGCGCCTGCGGCATCGTCCGATGCAGGCGTGTCCGCGGCTTCCGATGAGGCGCCGACGGCTTCCAGTGAGGAGGCAGCGGCGTTCGCGCGCGTGGAGGAGTGGTTCGCGGAGCGGGGATGGGAGCCGTTCGAGTTCCAGCGGGAGGTGTGGCGGAGCTACCTGGCAGGCGAGAGCGGGCTGATCCACGCCGCCACGGGCACCGGAAAGACCTACGCGGCGTGGATGGGGCCGCTGTTGGAGTGGATGGCGGAGGGCGCGGAGGCGGGGAAGACGAAGCGCGCCGCTCCGCCGCTTCGCGTGCTGTGGCTCACGCCGCTACGCGCCCTGGCGGCGGACAGCGAGGAGGCGATGCGCCTGCCGCTGGAGGCGCTGGACCTGCCGTGGACGCTGGAGTCGCGCACGGGCGACACGTCCGCGGCCGTGCGCTCCCGCCAGCGGCAGCGCCTGCCCACCGCGCTCGTGACCACGCCCGAGAGCCTGTCGCTGCTGCTC